One window from the genome of Nicotiana tomentosiformis chromosome 5, ASM39032v3, whole genome shotgun sequence encodes:
- the LOC104086583 gene encoding uncharacterized protein isoform X1, with product MNIHYLSSASFSNEKISTRIYESSSHSLWAKLSLWHQEKNTIFLKSRIAYCSSFQHIQRRQEWVQKSLKISATKGKEYFANAKSEEQITQKIDKKKGTVAGAVALIIGTSIGSGILALPQKTSPAGIIPSSIAMTMCWAFLLVEALLLVEINVGLLKKNKVKFEGNKLEIISIRTMAQETLGEWGGLFATLTYVFLGYTSMTAYISKSGEILCHLINLPESVLGFFFTSLFTILISVGGTKATDQVNQWLTALMIGLLVSIEVLTSVYGGWSGDAGSSDWGKVPPMIPMLIFSLVYHDLAPVLCAYLEGDLKRIRASVLIGGLVPLLALLVWDAIAFGLSSQLDQVADPVELLLRVKWNGVSYMVQAFSLLAVGTSLIGTLLSFSEFLKEQINKLDLQPDVSARLDLQRSNSQLQLSKWWRRNNLGFTATAIAIAPPLLVSTTIPDAFSAATDIAGGYCMTMLYGVLPPAMAWAMHNREVKDSEKIISSATPVLQSIGLISCGIIVVQILQDLSILHS from the exons ATGAATATTCATTACCTCAGTTCAGCTTCCTTCAGTAATGAAAAGATCAGCACAAGAATTTATGAATCAAGTTCACATTCTCTATGGGCAAAATTATCATTATGGCATCAAGAAAAGAACACTATTTTCTTGAAATCCAGAAT TGCCTATTGCAGTTCTTTTCAACACATCCAACGTAGACAAGAATGGGTACAAAAATCTTTGAAAATTTCAGCAACAAAGGGAAAAGAATACTTTGCAAATGCAAAATCAGAGGAACAGATCACTCAGAAAATTGATAAAAAGAAAGGCACAGTTGCAGGTGCTGTTGCTCTAATCATTGGGACAAGTATTGGTTCTGGGATTCTTGCTCTTCCCCAAAAAACTTCCCCTGCG GGAATAATCCCAAGTTCAATAGCTATGACAATGTGTTGGGCATTTCTATTAGTGGAAGCACTTCTACTAGTTGAAATCAATGTGGGGTTGCTCAAAAAGAACAAAGTGAAATTTGAAGGCAATAAGCTAGAGATCATCTCCATTAGGACAATGGCTCAAGAAACACTAGGAGAGTGGGGCGGACTCTTTGCTACACTAACCTATGTCTTCTTAGGGTACACTTCAATGACTGCTTACATTTCCAAGTCGGGCGAAATCCTCTGCCATTTGATCAATCTCCCAGAATCAGTTTTGGGATTTTTCTTCACTTCCCTCTTCACAATTCTCATCTCTGTAGGTGGGACTAAAGCCACTGATCAAGTCAACCAATGGCTCACTGCACTTATGATAG GACTGCTCGTATCAATCGAGGTTCTAACCAGTGTATATGGAGGGTGGTCAGGAGATGCAGGAAGCAGTGACTGGGGAAAAGTTCCACCAATGATACCCATGTTGATATTCTCTTTAGTCTACCATGATCTAGCTCCAG TTCTTTGTGCTTACCTGGAAGGTGATCTGAAACGAATAAGGGCTTCAGTATTGATTGGTGGTCTGGTTCCACTCCTGGCATTGCTTGTTTGGGATGCAATTGCCTTTGGCCTTTCATCCCAACTTGATCAAGTTGCTGACCCTGTTGAATTGCTTCTGAG GGTGAAATGGAATGGAGTGTCATATATGGTACAAGCATTCTCTCTCCTAGCTGTGGGAACATCTCTAATTGGTACTCTTCTAAGTTTCTCTGAGTTTCTCAAAGAACAAATCAATAAACTTGATTTGCAACCAGATGTATCCGCAAGATTAGATTTACAG AGATCAAATTCTCAGCTCCAATTAAGCAAATGGTGGAGAAGAAACAATTTAGGCTTCACAGCAACAGCAATTGCCATTGCTCCCCCTCTTCTCGTGTCGACAACAATTCCAGATGCGTTTTCCGCTGCTACAGATATAGCA GGCGGTTACTGCATGACAATGCTATATGGCGTCCTACCACCAGCAATGGCATGGGCTATGCACAATAGAGAAGTCAAGGACAGTGAAAAGATAATATCAAGTGCAACACCTGTTCTTCAATCCATAGGACTAATTTCTTGCGGTATAATTGTAGTGCAAATTCTTCAAGACCTCTCCATTTTGCATTCTTGA
- the LOC104086583 gene encoding uncharacterized protein isoform X2, with protein sequence MNIHYLSSASFSNEKISTRIYESSSHSLWAKLSLWHQEKNTIFLKSRISFQHIQRRQEWVQKSLKISATKGKEYFANAKSEEQITQKIDKKKGTVAGAVALIIGTSIGSGILALPQKTSPAGIIPSSIAMTMCWAFLLVEALLLVEINVGLLKKNKVKFEGNKLEIISIRTMAQETLGEWGGLFATLTYVFLGYTSMTAYISKSGEILCHLINLPESVLGFFFTSLFTILISVGGTKATDQVNQWLTALMIGLLVSIEVLTSVYGGWSGDAGSSDWGKVPPMIPMLIFSLVYHDLAPVLCAYLEGDLKRIRASVLIGGLVPLLALLVWDAIAFGLSSQLDQVADPVELLLRVKWNGVSYMVQAFSLLAVGTSLIGTLLSFSEFLKEQINKLDLQPDVSARLDLQRSNSQLQLSKWWRRNNLGFTATAIAIAPPLLVSTTIPDAFSAATDIAGGYCMTMLYGVLPPAMAWAMHNREVKDSEKIISSATPVLQSIGLISCGIIVVQILQDLSILHS encoded by the exons ATGAATATTCATTACCTCAGTTCAGCTTCCTTCAGTAATGAAAAGATCAGCACAAGAATTTATGAATCAAGTTCACATTCTCTATGGGCAAAATTATCATTATGGCATCAAGAAAAGAACACTATTTTCTTGAAATCCAGAAT TTCTTTTCAACACATCCAACGTAGACAAGAATGGGTACAAAAATCTTTGAAAATTTCAGCAACAAAGGGAAAAGAATACTTTGCAAATGCAAAATCAGAGGAACAGATCACTCAGAAAATTGATAAAAAGAAAGGCACAGTTGCAGGTGCTGTTGCTCTAATCATTGGGACAAGTATTGGTTCTGGGATTCTTGCTCTTCCCCAAAAAACTTCCCCTGCG GGAATAATCCCAAGTTCAATAGCTATGACAATGTGTTGGGCATTTCTATTAGTGGAAGCACTTCTACTAGTTGAAATCAATGTGGGGTTGCTCAAAAAGAACAAAGTGAAATTTGAAGGCAATAAGCTAGAGATCATCTCCATTAGGACAATGGCTCAAGAAACACTAGGAGAGTGGGGCGGACTCTTTGCTACACTAACCTATGTCTTCTTAGGGTACACTTCAATGACTGCTTACATTTCCAAGTCGGGCGAAATCCTCTGCCATTTGATCAATCTCCCAGAATCAGTTTTGGGATTTTTCTTCACTTCCCTCTTCACAATTCTCATCTCTGTAGGTGGGACTAAAGCCACTGATCAAGTCAACCAATGGCTCACTGCACTTATGATAG GACTGCTCGTATCAATCGAGGTTCTAACCAGTGTATATGGAGGGTGGTCAGGAGATGCAGGAAGCAGTGACTGGGGAAAAGTTCCACCAATGATACCCATGTTGATATTCTCTTTAGTCTACCATGATCTAGCTCCAG TTCTTTGTGCTTACCTGGAAGGTGATCTGAAACGAATAAGGGCTTCAGTATTGATTGGTGGTCTGGTTCCACTCCTGGCATTGCTTGTTTGGGATGCAATTGCCTTTGGCCTTTCATCCCAACTTGATCAAGTTGCTGACCCTGTTGAATTGCTTCTGAG GGTGAAATGGAATGGAGTGTCATATATGGTACAAGCATTCTCTCTCCTAGCTGTGGGAACATCTCTAATTGGTACTCTTCTAAGTTTCTCTGAGTTTCTCAAAGAACAAATCAATAAACTTGATTTGCAACCAGATGTATCCGCAAGATTAGATTTACAG AGATCAAATTCTCAGCTCCAATTAAGCAAATGGTGGAGAAGAAACAATTTAGGCTTCACAGCAACAGCAATTGCCATTGCTCCCCCTCTTCTCGTGTCGACAACAATTCCAGATGCGTTTTCCGCTGCTACAGATATAGCA GGCGGTTACTGCATGACAATGCTATATGGCGTCCTACCACCAGCAATGGCATGGGCTATGCACAATAGAGAAGTCAAGGACAGTGAAAAGATAATATCAAGTGCAACACCTGTTCTTCAATCCATAGGACTAATTTCTTGCGGTATAATTGTAGTGCAAATTCTTCAAGACCTCTCCATTTTGCATTCTTGA